The Chryseolinea soli nucleotide sequence GCAGGACATCGCCACCGTGGTGCTCAAGCACAAAGACATCATCATCATTGCCGACGAGATCTACGAACACATCAACTTCACCGGCGAGCAAGTGAGCATCGCCTCGTTCCCCGGCATGTTCGACCGCACCATCACCGTGAACGGCTTTGCCAAAGGCTATGCCATGACCGGCTGGAGAGTAGGCTACATTGCCGCTCCCAAATGGATCGCCGACGGCTGCAACAAAGTGCAGGGCCAGGTAACGTCCGCCAACTGCTCTATTGCCCAGCGCGCTGCCCTCGCGGCCATCACCGGCGACATCGAGCCTACCAACAAGATGGTAGCCGAATACCGCAACCGTCGCGAGCTGGTCTATAAATTATTGAAAGAACTCCCCGGCGTAAAAACCAACTACCCGGAAGGAGCCTTTTACTTCTTCCCCGACGTGAGCTCCTACTTCGGCAAATCCGACGGCACCACCACCATCAAAAATGGTGATGACTTCTGCATGTGGATGCTCGAAAAAGGCCACGTAGCCCTCGTCCCCGGCGGTGCCTTCGGCGACGACAACTGTGTCCGCCTTTCTTACGCCGCTTCTGAAAGGGATCTGAAAGAAGCACTGAAGCGCATGAAAGATGCGCTGGCCACACTGAAGTAATCAGCGGCGCCCGCCTTTGTTGGTGTTCTTCACCAACAAAAAGATTGGGCGATTGGCGCACCTTCATGGTGCTCCTCCATAAAAAATAATCAGCCCAACGGAACCCATGATGTGGTCCTGTTGGGCTGATGCATTTTTAGGAACGCCATTGCTTTCTATATTCCGGTGATCTCATTCATGTGTCCTCAATTAAATGAAGATAATAAGGCCTCATCAGTTCTATAAAGCACACAAGCACCTTTACAAACTGGTTCCTGTTGGGTTGATCATCGCCGCCATCTACTTTATCTTCCTGCATAAATTCGAAAAAGACGAACGCCCCATGGGTACCTACTATGCCTATCACCTAACGCATGAAGGCGATTCTGCAAAAGCTTTGATTATAGGGCACGACTTGGATTGCGGGTTGATTTCGAAGTACGCCAATTACATGCACGACGGCGCCCCATTGACTGAAGGTAGATTTTCCATGGATACCATTTTGATACCCACGGATGAGCCGGTAGAATTGGTAGGGACGGAGTGTGATTCCACCGTAGGGATCATTAAATTCAAGAACAGGTATTTCCGAAAGTGGGAAAAGGAAGGGAAGCACAACCCACTGTTGAAGAAGGGACTTGTTAGTTTGAAAGACATCCATCCGGCGAAAACGGACTAGAAGGCATTTGGCCCAAGGTAAATGCTGATGGATGAGGAACACCACCGAAGCGGTGGTGAAGAGCCCGGGCAGGCGTCAGCCAATACGACTCCTCAATTGCACGATCTTCTGTTCCATTTGATTAAAAAACTTCGCCCGCTCTTTTTCCCCCGTCGTACTGATTAGCACCGACTTGTTAATGAGATTAATAAGATAATCCTCCGTCTGCTGACAGAAAGGTTCCTGCGTTGTGGTAAGAATGTTCATCGTGTTATAAGGGATAAAGGTTACTCGTTTATCCCCCATCCGAAATAGAATGGTGTTGTCCGCGATCAGCAGATCGTTCTTATAAAGATGAAATTTATTCTCAACACTTGCCTTAAACCCTACACTCGCCCACGAACGAATCTCCTGCACCAGCGCGATGTATTCATTACAAAGCTGTGTCCCATATTTCGGGTCGGCGAAGAATCCGCACTCATGATAAAACTCGATCTGCCGCAACGTCACGTTCAGCGTCTCTTCACTCCATATTTCAATGCGTGGCGTCTCCGTATATCGCTTCCAGATCTTTTCCCCCAGCGCGACCAATTCCCTCGGGATGAGGTCGGGCGAGAACGGTACATTCTGATAGCCTTCTTCTTTCAACACAGAGTTCATCCAAAAGAACATTTTGAAGGGCCCCATCAGCGGCGAATTGAAATAATAGAACACCGGAATGTCTTTCGCGAAATAGATGAGCTGTTTGTCGGCAAAGGGAACCAACATTTCCAGGTTGTTCAACACAGACTTCAGCCATTTATCAAACGTGAAATGCTGCGAATCCACTACCCTGTAGTGAAACGACACCATTTCATTGGAAGGTGACAGCAACGCATCCACCGACACCCCAAAGCGGTTACAAAGCGTCTTCACCTCGTCCAGCGAAAGGATGGTTTCGCCCCGGATGCGGCGGTAGGCGCTGTCGCGGCTGATGTTCAGGATTTCCGAAAGTTCGTCGGCCATGGAAAGATTGGGGGGTAGGCGTTTCTTAACCTGGTCCAAAAAGGCCGATTGGATGTTGTCTGTGAGGATCATTTGCAAATAATACTACTAAAGTTTGCGGCCATTTGCAAAAAATGCAACTCGCGGGGCGTTTCCATCCCTTGTCAGGCAATCGACGGGTTAGTTTCCATTAATATTATTTCGGGGCTAGGAGAATATGCCACGGCCCGGCCCAACCCACCCATTACTTTCGAATCGAAGTTTCTCGCGGCCTTTTGGAGCGGCCGCCCACTGCGCCAGGCAGTACATCTTGAAACACGAAGCGGGGATAAAAGAGGAATGAGGAGGAGAGCGGGGGAGAAGTGTGGGGAATGTTTTCGAGCGCTGGGCGCGGGTCTTCACCAAGCACGAACAAACACCCTTATGAAACCTTATATCTTTCCCACCTTCAGCGAACCGGAGATCTTCCTGTCGCTTTCATCGGAGCCCCGTTCCAATAACCGCTGCACGCTGCTCATCATCGACACCGATGAATCCCTCGCGGCTTCGTTGGCCACCGCTTTCCAAAACAACTACAACGTGCATGTGGCCACCACCAGTGAACACGGCCTCGCCCTCGCGCAGCGCGTTATGCCCGACCTCATCCTTACCGAGCTGATGATGCTGACCAACGAAGGCATGCCGCTCTGTGCCCAGCTCAAACAGCAAAATTGTACCTGCCACATTCCGGTCATCCTCTTGTCGGAACAAACCGACCACTACAGCAGAATGAAAGGCCTCTACCTGGGCGCCGACGATTTTGTGGTCCGTCCTTTCCATTTCCTGGAGCTGCAAATGCGCATCCAAAACCTCATCCAATCGCGCAAAATGCTTCAGCAAAAATATAGCAAGGCCGCCACGCAGCAGACCGCGGTTGCCAACATGCTCTCGGAAGACGAGCGCTTCCTGCAACAAGTGATGGCCGTAGCAGAAAAGAACATAGAGAACAGCAGCTTCAACATCGCCGCTTTTGCCCGCGAAATGGGTCTGAGTCGTGCGCAACTCTACCGCCGCCTCATTGCCGTCACCGGCTATTCCGCCAACGACTTCATGCGCCGCCTCCGTCTGCAGCGCGCCGCCGAAATGCTCCACAAAAAAGTGGGCAACGTCAGCGAAGTCGCCTACCGCGTAGGCTTCACCAGCCTGTCCTACTTCGCCCGCTGCTTCAAAGAACACCACCAAACCTCCCCCAGCGACTACACCCGCCAACCCCAAAGACCCGAAGCAACCGACCGCGTCATCCGGGTGAAATCGAAATCGGAAGTGTGGCATGATTAAGCATCGCTTGGTCAGACGGATATCATTTGGATTAGATCCCAGGATGTAAGAGATACTTCGGATCAAAAAAAGGGAATGAATGAAAGAATAAACTTTTAAAACAGAACCCCTGATATCATCCAAGCCCGAATGGCTTTCCCATCATAGCCCCCAGTGAAACTGGGGGGTAAATTGTATTTTGTTAAAACAACCCGCCTAGACGGGTTATCCCGTTCTATGCACAGACAGCAAATAGACAAGTAACAGCAATTGGGCGGTTCGCAAAAAAAAAATCGATTTGAAGACCTCTTCAAGAGAGGGACGAAAAAACTCAACCCTTAGTTATTCTCAAACTGCTTCTCCAACGGCGCGATCTTCTCCAAGTCATCCAACACCTTCCGGTCGATCGGCGTCTCCTTGATCACGTTATACTCATCCCAAAACTTTTTATTATACGGATAGTCCTGATACTGCAATCCATAATTCCGCATCTTCTCCGTCGTCCCGATCCGCGACAGCGGGTTCGGCAACACATGGTTGATCAGCAAATGCTGCACCAGCTCCGTCTCAAATTTGAATTGATCGGTAGACGCATCATACCACCGCTCCTTCGACGTCACGGTAATATAGTTGAGATACATCTTCCCATCATACCGCTTAAAATCGATCGACTTCTTAAAGGAAACAAACTTGCTCACTAGGTTCCTCCGTTTCTCCTGGCTGTCGCCACTGATCTCGAACTCGAGGTGAAGAATAGAGTAGTCCGCCTTATTGATATACACCTGCAAGAAGAAGTCCTTCGTGTTCGACACCACATAAATTTCCTGGTCGTTATAGAACGAATCTTTTTCCCGTACGATGTTGTTCAGAAATTCATCGTCGGCATCGATCTGGCGATACCGAATGTTGTTGTGGAGCAACAGGTCTTCCAACAGGTTGCGCTGCCCGAAATAGGTGGTGAACTTATTGTCATACCCCAGGCTCTTGCGCACCTCCACCAATTTCACGCGCTCGCGCAGTTTGGATTTGTTGCGCGGCTCTGCATAGTTCTCGTCAAATATTTTTACGGCCGCTTCCAGCAGGCTGATATAGGTGCCGCCTACTTTTTTCACGTCGCGGTAGAAGCCATCGAGCATGAAGGGTTGCATGGGAAAATTTTGTTCCACGCGGCTCAAGGCGATCTGCAGGATCTCGCCCCCGGTGAGCGAGTCGGTCACTACGATCTCCGGCAGCATGGTGGTGGACTTCGACATAAGGATCACCCGGCTTTCGTTTTCCAGCAACGACCAGATCGGGGCCTCAAAATTCTCGTAGCCGATCATGCTGATGACGAGCAGCTCGTTGCGGTATTCCGATGGAAAGTGAAAATCAAATTCCCCATTCAGGTTGGAAATCGTCCCGATAGGTTTGCCCTTGATGCCAATGGAGGCATAGGTTAAAGGCTCCTGTGTTTCATTGTCGAGCACCCGGGCGGAGAGGGTCAATTTTTGCCCGTAGGCGCTAAAAAACAGGAGACTTGCCGCGAAAAGGAGTAGTACCCTCATGAAAAGTCCTCAAAGACGAAAGATGGCCATTTGTGCCCGTCTTTCAAACTCCCTGTAGGATATTCCCCGAAAATGAAGATTTACCCCCGTTAATCTTTCTTTGAACGGGTTTACGTTTCATTCCGTAACTTTAATGTACAATTTGTACCCCTTGAAATTTTTAGAGGACATACCGCGCATTTGGAAGAAAGCCTATCTCTGGCTGTGTTTCTGGTATGCCATAAATTATGGTGTTGGAACGTTCATTGAATGGGAACTGAACACACCACACACCTACATTTTCTGGAATGCCCTCTACCTTTTTGAGGCCCTTTGCCTCCTCATCATCGGCATTTTTTTCTATTCCAATTGGCTGTTCCAGTTCAGCATCTACGTCCAGGTGGCCGGTCACGCCATTGGGGCGACCCTGCACTTCCTGATCATGGGGTCGCTGTCGTATTACCTGGAGAATTATGTAGAAGGCTATATCGGCTGGGACGTGTGGCTGGCACACTTACAAGGGTTGTTGCGCTGGGAGGGGCTGCATTTTCACGATCAATACATCATCACCGTGGGGGTGTATTATGTGATCAGCTACTTCAAGGGTTTGCAGAAGCGGGAGGCCGAAAAAAGCGAGCTGTCGCTGAAGAACCGCGAAATGCAGATCTCGCTGCTGAAGTCGCAGATCAACCCTCATTTTTTGTTCAACACGCTCAACTCGATCAATACGCTGATCGGTTCCAGCAAGGAACAGGCCCGCAAAGTGATCACCCAGCTTTCCGACATCTTCCGCTATGCCCTGGATTCACATGGCGACCAGATGGTGAAGCTTATCCACGAATTGGATTTTATCGACAACTATATTCGCATCCAGCAGGTCCGCTTTGGCGACCGCATGAAGTTTGTGAAGCAGGTGGATTTCACCTGTCTGGGGGTGGAAATCCCGCCCATGATCCTCCAGCCGCTGGTGGAGAACTCCGTAAAATACGGCATCGCCCCCAAAGACGATGGCGGCACCATCATTCTCACCGTGAAGCGCTTTAACAATATGATCTTTTTTGAAGTTAAAGATGACGGGCTGGGCTCCAACGCCAAGAAGGTGATGGATGGCAGCTCCAGCGGCGTGGGCTTGAACAACACCGATCTGCGATTAAAGAGTATCTTCGGACCAGGTTCCGGGCTCCGCATACGGTCAAACGAGTGGGGATATTCCGTGAGCTTCTTCATCCCGTTTGAAGACGCCGAACAGCAAAACCAAGTATCATCAACCATAGACGAATTAAATAGCAAAGCAGTATGAACATAACCTGTGTTATCGTAGACGACGAAAAGTTAGCACGTGATCTTCTCCAGGAATATTTGCAACAGATGCCCAACATCCAGGTGTTGGCCGAAGCCAGCAAGGGAAAGGACGCCGTGGAAACCATCGACAAGTTGAAACCCGACCTCGTGTTTCTCGACGTACAAATGCCCGGCATGACC carries:
- a CDS encoding helix-turn-helix domain-containing protein, which translates into the protein MILTDNIQSAFLDQVKKRLPPNLSMADELSEILNISRDSAYRRIRGETILSLDEVKTLCNRFGVSVDALLSPSNEMVSFHYRVVDSQHFTFDKWLKSVLNNLEMLVPFADKQLIYFAKDIPVFYYFNSPLMGPFKMFFWMNSVLKEEGYQNVPFSPDLIPRELVALGEKIWKRYTETPRIEIWSEETLNVTLRQIEFYHECGFFADPKYGTQLCNEYIALVQEIRSWASVGFKASVENKFHLYKNDLLIADNTILFRMGDKRVTFIPYNTMNILTTTQEPFCQQTEDYLINLINKSVLISTTGEKERAKFFNQMEQKIVQLRSRIG
- a CDS encoding helix-turn-helix domain-containing protein encodes the protein MKPYIFPTFSEPEIFLSLSSEPRSNNRCTLLIIDTDESLAASLATAFQNNYNVHVATTSEHGLALAQRVMPDLILTELMMLTNEGMPLCAQLKQQNCTCHIPVILLSEQTDHYSRMKGLYLGADDFVVRPFHFLELQMRIQNLIQSRKMLQQKYSKAATQQTAVANMLSEDERFLQQVMAVAEKNIENSSFNIAAFAREMGLSRAQLYRRLIAVTGYSANDFMRRLRLQRAAEMLHKKVGNVSEVAYRVGFTSLSYFARCFKEHHQTSPSDYTRQPQRPEATDRVIRVKSKSEVWHD
- a CDS encoding sensor histidine kinase, whose protein sequence is MKFLEDIPRIWKKAYLWLCFWYAINYGVGTFIEWELNTPHTYIFWNALYLFEALCLLIIGIFFYSNWLFQFSIYVQVAGHAIGATLHFLIMGSLSYYLENYVEGYIGWDVWLAHLQGLLRWEGLHFHDQYIITVGVYYVISYFKGLQKREAEKSELSLKNREMQISLLKSQINPHFLFNTLNSINTLIGSSKEQARKVITQLSDIFRYALDSHGDQMVKLIHELDFIDNYIRIQQVRFGDRMKFVKQVDFTCLGVEIPPMILQPLVENSVKYGIAPKDDGGTIILTVKRFNNMIFFEVKDDGLGSNAKKVMDGSSSGVGLNNTDLRLKSIFGPGSGLRIRSNEWGYSVSFFIPFEDAEQQNQVSSTIDELNSKAV
- a CDS encoding pyridoxal phosphate-dependent aminotransferase; protein product: MTTKLSNRIEAIQESATLAMAAKTREFKNKGIDVIGLSLGEPDFKTPQHICEAAKKAIDEGKYFAYPPVPGYQDLREAIAAKYQKENNVPYKAENIVVSNGAKQSIANAMLALLNPGDECVVFSPYWVSYDALVRLSEGTPVIVNGKLENDFKVTAAQLEAAITPKTKLIIFSSPCNPTGSVFSRKELQDIATVVLKHKDIIIIADEIYEHINFTGEQVSIASFPGMFDRTITVNGFAKGYAMTGWRVGYIAAPKWIADGCNKVQGQVTSANCSIAQRAALAAITGDIEPTNKMVAEYRNRRELVYKLLKELPGVKTNYPEGAFYFFPDVSSYFGKSDGTTTIKNGDDFCMWMLEKGHVALVPGGAFGDDNCVRLSYAASERDLKEALKRMKDALATLK
- a CDS encoding carboxypeptidase-like regulatory domain-containing protein, with the protein product MRVLLLFAASLLFFSAYGQKLTLSARVLDNETQEPLTYASIGIKGKPIGTISNLNGEFDFHFPSEYRNELLVISMIGYENFEAPIWSLLENESRVILMSKSTTMLPEIVVTDSLTGGEILQIALSRVEQNFPMQPFMLDGFYRDVKKVGGTYISLLEAAVKIFDENYAEPRNKSKLRERVKLVEVRKSLGYDNKFTTYFGQRNLLEDLLLHNNIRYRQIDADDEFLNNIVREKDSFYNDQEIYVVSNTKDFFLQVYINKADYSILHLEFEISGDSQEKRRNLVSKFVSFKKSIDFKRYDGKMYLNYITVTSKERWYDASTDQFKFETELVQHLLINHVLPNPLSRIGTTEKMRNYGLQYQDYPYNKKFWDEYNVIKETPIDRKVLDDLEKIAPLEKQFENN